In one window of Duganella dendranthematis DNA:
- a CDS encoding arginine/lysine/ornithine decarboxylase has product MKFRFPIVIIDEDFRSENTSGLGIRALADAMEKEGMEVVGVTSYGDLAQFAQQQSRASAFVLSIDDEEFGTGSVEDTDTALKSLRAFVEEIRYKNADIPIYLYGETRTSRHIPNDILRELHGFIHMFEDTPEFVARHIIREAKSYLDGLAPPFFRALVEYANDGSYSWHCPGHSGGVAFLKSPIGQMFHQFFGENMLRADVCNAVEELGQLLDHTGPVAKSERNAARIFNADHCYFVTNGTSTSNKMVWHSTVAPGDIVVVDRNCHKSILHSIIMCGAIPVFLMPTRNHLGIIGPIPLEEFTMESIMRKIEANPFAREAVNKKPRILTITQSTYDGVVYNVETLREMLDGQIDTLHFDEAWLPHATFHDFYKNMHAIGKDRPRAKESMIFSTQSTHKLLAGLSQASQVLVRESESVKLDRDAFNEAYLMHTSTSPQYSIIASCDVAAAMMEAPGGTALVEESILEALDFRRAMKKIDAEWGKDWWFKVWGPNEFAEEGIGTREDWIIKAEDDWHGFGKLAPGFNMLDPIKATIVNPGLSLDGKFDDTGIPASIVTKYLAEHGVIIEKCGLYSFFIMFTIGITKGRWNTLLTALQQFKDDYDKNQPIWRILPEFAAANPTYETMGLRDLCQQIHDFYKAYDVARLTTEMYLSDMVPAMKPSDAFAKMAHREIERVAIDELEGRITSILLTPYPPGIPLLIPGERFNKTIVDYLRFARDFNERFPGFETDVHGLVKREVDGKRGYFVDCVKQ; this is encoded by the coding sequence ATGAAATTTCGTTTCCCCATCGTCATTATTGACGAGGATTTCCGTTCCGAGAACACGTCCGGTTTAGGCATTCGCGCCCTGGCCGATGCGATGGAAAAAGAAGGCATGGAAGTGGTGGGCGTGACCAGCTACGGCGACCTGGCCCAGTTCGCCCAGCAGCAATCGCGCGCATCAGCCTTCGTGCTGTCGATCGATGATGAAGAATTCGGCACCGGCTCGGTGGAGGACACCGACACCGCGCTGAAGTCGCTGCGTGCCTTCGTCGAAGAAATCCGCTACAAAAACGCCGACATCCCGATCTACCTGTACGGCGAAACCCGCACCTCGCGTCACATTCCGAACGACATCCTGCGCGAACTGCACGGCTTCATTCATATGTTTGAAGATACGCCGGAATTCGTCGCGCGCCACATTATCCGCGAAGCCAAGTCCTACCTGGACGGCCTGGCGCCGCCGTTCTTCCGCGCGCTGGTGGAATACGCCAACGACGGTTCGTACTCGTGGCACTGCCCGGGTCACTCGGGCGGGGTGGCGTTCCTGAAATCGCCGATCGGCCAGATGTTCCACCAGTTCTTCGGTGAAAACATGCTGCGCGCCGACGTCTGCAACGCGGTGGAAGAGCTGGGCCAGCTGCTGGACCATACCGGTCCGGTCGCGAAGTCCGAGCGCAATGCCGCCCGCATCTTCAACGCCGACCACTGCTACTTCGTCACCAACGGTACTTCGACCTCGAACAAAATGGTCTGGCACTCGACCGTGGCGCCGGGCGACATCGTGGTGGTGGACCGCAATTGCCACAAATCGATCCTGCACTCGATCATCATGTGCGGCGCGATTCCGGTGTTCCTGATGCCGACCCGCAATCACCTGGGCATCATCGGTCCGATTCCGCTGGAAGAGTTCACGATGGAATCCATCATGCGCAAGATCGAGGCGAACCCGTTCGCCCGCGAAGCCGTGAACAAGAAGCCGCGCATCCTGACCATCACCCAGTCGACCTACGACGGCGTGGTGTACAACGTCGAGACCCTGCGCGAAATGCTGGACGGCCAGATCGATACCCTGCACTTCGACGAAGCCTGGTTGCCGCACGCCACCTTCCACGACTTCTACAAGAATATGCACGCGATCGGCAAGGACCGTCCGCGCGCCAAGGAGTCGATGATCTTCTCGACCCAGTCGACCCACAAGCTGCTGGCCGGCCTGTCTCAGGCCTCGCAAGTGCTGGTGCGTGAATCGGAGTCGGTCAAGCTGGACCGCGACGCCTTCAACGAGGCTTACCTGATGCACACCTCGACCTCGCCGCAATACTCGATCATCGCCTCGTGCGACGTCGCCGCCGCCATGATGGAAGCGCCGGGCGGCACCGCGCTGGTGGAAGAATCGATTCTGGAAGCGCTGGACTTCCGCCGCGCCATGAAGAAGATCGACGCCGAATGGGGCAAAGACTGGTGGTTCAAGGTATGGGGCCCGAACGAGTTCGCCGAAGAAGGCATCGGCACGCGCGAAGACTGGATCATCAAGGCGGAAGACGACTGGCACGGCTTCGGCAAGCTGGCGCCGGGCTTCAACATGCTGGACCCGATCAAGGCCACCATCGTCAACCCTGGCCTGTCGCTGGACGGCAAGTTCGACGACACCGGCATTCCGGCGTCGATCGTCACCAAATACCTGGCCGAGCACGGCGTGATCATTGAGAAGTGCGGCCTGTACTCGTTCTTCATCATGTTCACCATCGGCATTACCAAGGGCCGCTGGAACACGCTGCTGACCGCGCTGCAACAGTTCAAGGACGACTATGACAAGAACCAGCCGATCTGGCGCATTTTGCCGGAATTCGCGGCCGCCAATCCGACCTACGAAACCATGGGCCTGCGCGACTTGTGCCAGCAGATCCACGATTTCTACAAGGCCTACGACGTGGCCCGCCTGACCACCGAAATGTACCTGTCGGACATGGTGCCGGCGATGAAGCCATCGGACGCGTTCGCCAAGATGGCGCACCGCGAAATCGAGCGTGTGGCGATCGACGAGCTGGAAGGTCGCATCACCTCGATCCTGCTGACGCCTTATCCACCGGGCATTCCGCTGCTGATTCCGGGCGAGCGTTTCAACAAGACCATCGTTGACTACCTGCGCTTCGCACGCGACTTCAACGAACGCTTCCCAGGCTTCGAGACCGACGTCCACGGCCTGGTCAAGCGCGAGGTGGACGGCAAGCGCGGTTACTTCGTGGATTGCGTAAAGCAATAA
- a CDS encoding DUF4337 domain-containing protein: MSGDGFHVHGPHDHAVEHAAHSNDGFSNNIAVMTAILATVGAAFGYLGGATQNDAALFKNNAAIDKTEAANRWNYYQAKSARQNLAELAMTLPGVDPKRYEADAARYKHDKEDIKKEAEKFEESSKQWNEKSDEAMHKHHQWALATTAEQIAISLAAITLLTRKKWMMGLAYGVAGVGLVLGGLAWLVH; this comes from the coding sequence ATGTCTGGTGATGGTTTTCACGTCCACGGCCCGCACGACCACGCAGTCGAGCACGCAGCCCATAGCAACGACGGTTTTTCCAACAACATCGCCGTCATGACGGCCATCCTGGCCACGGTCGGCGCGGCCTTCGGCTACCTCGGCGGCGCGACGCAAAACGACGCCGCCCTGTTCAAGAACAACGCCGCCATCGACAAGACTGAAGCGGCCAACCGCTGGAATTACTACCAGGCCAAGTCGGCCCGCCAGAACCTGGCCGAACTGGCCATGACCTTGCCTGGCGTCGATCCCAAGCGCTACGAGGCCGATGCCGCCCGCTACAAGCACGACAAGGAAGACATCAAGAAGGAAGCAGAGAAGTTCGAGGAATCGTCCAAGCAATGGAACGAGAAGTCGGACGAAGCCATGCACAAGCATCACCAGTGGGCACTGGCCACCACCGCCGAGCAGATCGCCATCTCGCTGGCCGCCATCACCCTGCTGACCCGCAAGAAGTGGATGATGGGTCTGGCGTACGGCGTGGCCGGTGTCGGCCTGGTGCTGGGCGGCCTGGCGTGGTTGGTTCACTAA
- a CDS encoding dihydrofolate reductase, with amino-acid sequence MSKLTIIVATDAQRGIGINNTLPWKLPEDLAHFKRTTTGHPIIMGRKTFDSIGRPLPNRRNIIVTRNDKWSHDGVEAVGSINAAIALLDGAEGFVIGGAEIYQQSLPLASELIITQIAHTFDCDAFFPEIDAAAWQETAREEHVSETSGLHYAFVTLRRKA; translated from the coding sequence ATGAGCAAACTCACCATCATCGTCGCCACCGACGCCCAGCGCGGCATCGGCATCAACAACACGCTGCCGTGGAAGCTGCCGGAAGACCTGGCGCATTTCAAGCGCACTACCACCGGCCACCCGATCATCATGGGCCGCAAGACTTTCGACTCCATCGGCCGCCCGCTGCCGAACCGCCGCAACATTATCGTTACGCGTAACGATAAATGGTCGCATGACGGCGTCGAAGCCGTCGGCTCGATCAACGCCGCCATCGCGCTGCTGGACGGCGCCGAGGGCTTCGTCATCGGCGGCGCCGAGATTTACCAGCAATCGCTGCCACTGGCCAGCGAGTTGATTATTACGCAAATCGCCCATACCTTCGACTGCGATGCTTTCTTCCCCGAGATCGACGCCGCCGCCTGGCAGGAAACCGCTCGCGAGGAACACGTTTCCGAAACATCCGGTCTGCACTACGCTTTTGTCACCCTGCGCCGCAAGGCCTAA
- the yidD gene encoding membrane protein insertion efficiency factor YidD yields MKVLALAAIWFYQRYLSPLKGFACAFGVHTGRDSCSAYGKRVIARHGLLTGLALLKRRLSACAEVHQRHSPQRHVSARYRAQAGHCDLPCDLPHTHCEVGDACQVLECASCNTSDTSCRDWWRNWRRDRYNEKHRRKRHPRA; encoded by the coding sequence ATGAAAGTCCTGGCACTGGCAGCCATCTGGTTCTACCAGCGCTACCTGTCGCCGCTGAAGGGCTTCGCCTGCGCGTTCGGCGTCCATACCGGACGCGACAGCTGCTCGGCATACGGCAAGCGCGTGATCGCCCGCCATGGACTGCTGACGGGACTGGCGCTGCTCAAGCGCCGGCTGTCGGCATGCGCGGAGGTCCACCAACGCCACTCGCCACAGCGCCACGTCAGCGCGCGCTACCGCGCACAAGCCGGTCATTGCGACTTGCCGTGCGACCTGCCGCACACGCACTGCGAGGTGGGCGATGCCTGCCAGGTGCTGGAGTGCGCCAGCTGCAATACCAGTGACACCAGCTGCCGCGACTGGTGGCGCAACTGGCGCCGCGACCGGTATAACGAAAAGCACAGGCGCAAACGCCACCCGCGCGCGTAA
- a CDS encoding alpha/beta fold hydrolase produces MTQLDFVPGTLCDERMWGRLLPLLGDGFEFNHVPLYKAQTREQMLELIGAHSAPQAHLVGFSLGAYLAMEYALAQPERVASLTIIGSAGKKLLDKEKATRLRIIPQLEKNHYTGMTQMRLREIVAPAHLDDPAIVGVIQQMAVDLGKDVLLAQFRSTIERPELMDRVHTLRCPAMIIGAEHDNLAPADDVRALAASWPGAQLHMLGEGTGHMMPLEAPQTLARYIQDFHHNL; encoded by the coding sequence ATGACGCAGCTGGATTTCGTCCCCGGCACGCTGTGCGATGAGCGCATGTGGGGCCGGCTGCTGCCGCTGCTGGGCGACGGTTTTGAATTCAACCACGTCCCGCTGTACAAGGCGCAAACGCGCGAGCAGATGCTGGAGCTGATCGGCGCCCACAGCGCGCCACAGGCCCATCTGGTTGGCTTCTCGCTCGGCGCTTACCTGGCGATGGAGTACGCACTGGCCCAGCCCGAGCGCGTCGCCTCGCTGACCATCATCGGCAGCGCCGGCAAAAAACTGCTGGACAAGGAAAAGGCCACACGCCTGCGCATCATTCCGCAGCTGGAAAAAAACCACTACACCGGCATGACCCAGATGCGCCTGCGCGAAATCGTCGCGCCGGCGCACCTGGACGATCCGGCCATCGTCGGCGTGATCCAACAAATGGCCGTGGACCTCGGCAAGGACGTGCTGCTGGCGCAGTTCCGCAGCACCATCGAACGCCCGGAGCTGATGGACCGCGTCCACACCCTGCGCTGCCCGGCCATGATCATCGGCGCCGAGCATGACAATCTGGCGCCCGCCGACGACGTCCGCGCACTGGCTGCCAGCTGGCCCGGCGCCCAGCTGCACATGCTGGGCGAAGGCACCGGCCACATGATGCCGCTGGAAGCGCCGCAGACGCTGGCCCGCTACATCCAGGACTTCCACCACAACCTATGA
- a CDS encoding thymidylate synthase, whose product MQQYQELIQTVIDTGSWQDNRTGIRTLSVPGAMMRFDLTKGFPAVTTKKLAFKSVVGELCAFLRASRSAADFRALGCKVWDQNANENQQWLDNPYRQGTDDLGPVYGVQWRQWPGYKVIDADQQAQLADAQKNGFTVVAPIEEDGVQKALLYKAIDQLRECLDTIVNNPGSRRILFHGWNPAVLDAVALPACHLLYQFLPNPTTKELSMCLYVRSNDLGLGTPFNLAEGAALMHLVGRLTGYTPRWFTYFIGDAHIYENHMDMVQEQLKREPFPLPQLIIADRVPSLAQTGKYEPEWLEKIEPTDFALEGYRHHAPITAAMAV is encoded by the coding sequence ATGCAGCAATACCAGGAATTGATCCAGACCGTCATCGACACCGGCAGCTGGCAGGACAACCGCACCGGCATCCGCACGCTGAGCGTACCGGGCGCGATGATGCGCTTCGACCTGACCAAGGGTTTTCCTGCGGTGACGACCAAGAAGCTGGCATTCAAATCCGTGGTGGGCGAGTTGTGCGCCTTCCTGCGCGCCTCGCGCAGCGCCGCCGACTTCCGCGCGCTGGGCTGCAAGGTCTGGGACCAGAACGCCAACGAAAACCAGCAATGGCTGGACAATCCATACCGCCAGGGCACCGACGACCTGGGCCCGGTCTACGGCGTGCAATGGCGCCAGTGGCCAGGCTACAAGGTGATCGACGCCGATCAGCAAGCCCAGTTGGCCGACGCGCAAAAGAACGGTTTTACCGTGGTCGCGCCGATTGAAGAAGACGGCGTGCAGAAAGCGCTGCTCTACAAAGCCATCGACCAGCTGCGCGAGTGCCTGGACACGATCGTGAATAATCCCGGCAGCCGCCGCATCCTGTTCCACGGCTGGAACCCTGCCGTGCTGGACGCCGTCGCCCTGCCGGCCTGCCATCTGCTGTATCAATTCCTGCCAAATCCGACCACCAAGGAGCTGTCGATGTGCCTCTACGTGCGCTCGAACGACCTCGGTCTGGGCACGCCATTCAACCTAGCGGAAGGCGCGGCGCTGATGCATCTGGTGGGCCGCCTGACCGGCTACACGCCGCGCTGGTTCACCTACTTCATCGGCGATGCGCACATCTACGAAAACCACATGGACATGGTGCAGGAGCAGCTCAAACGCGAGCCGTTCCCGCTGCCGCAGCTGATCATCGCCGACCGCGTGCCGTCGCTCGCGCAGACCGGCAAGTACGAACCTGAGTGGCTGGAAAAAATCGAGCCGACCGACTTCGCGCTGGAAGGCTACCGGCACCATGCCCCGATCACCGCCGCCATGGCCGTATGA
- a CDS encoding DEAD/DEAH box helicase translates to MTFQSLGLIAPLLRTLDALGYKQPTPVQKQAIPAVLAGRDVMAAAQTGTGKTAGFALPILHRLTMEGATAPQCVRALVLVPTRELAEQVYESFRSYGSNLPLRSAVAYGGVAIEPQITKLRKGLDVMVATPGRLLDLHDQGVISFELLQTLVLDEADRMLDLGFERDLDILLAALPKQRQTLLFSATFSDEIRKLAKGLLRDPVSIQVEAANTAVKSVKQWLVTTDKRRKPELFLHLLNKLAWTQALVFVKTRKGAEALVKELLDHGLTADAIHGDKTQPARLRALDRFKRKEVQLLIATDVAARGLDIEALPLVVNFDLPSVAEDYIHRIGRTGRAGMEGEAVSLVCADEVDVLKAIETLTRQAVPRFEEQGFEADHRVPETSAKGAAAPARKGPPPNAAKRPVGAPPLAKKPAPPKSEARPAGGSESLGFWTPPEKIGKLASRDRVPGSAPAGRSAPPRSKGADFGAPKGAVVVTGARGAKSQARSDGRATAKPGGRKGKPGPR, encoded by the coding sequence ATGACCTTCCAATCCCTCGGCCTGATCGCCCCCTTACTTCGCACGCTGGACGCGCTGGGCTACAAGCAGCCTACGCCCGTGCAAAAGCAAGCCATTCCCGCCGTGCTGGCAGGCCGTGACGTGATGGCGGCCGCGCAGACCGGTACCGGCAAGACCGCTGGTTTCGCGCTGCCGATCCTGCACCGGCTGACGATGGAAGGCGCGACCGCGCCGCAATGCGTACGCGCGCTGGTGCTGGTGCCGACGCGCGAGCTGGCGGAACAGGTCTACGAAAGCTTTCGCAGCTATGGCAGCAACCTGCCGCTGCGCAGCGCTGTAGCCTATGGCGGCGTGGCGATCGAGCCGCAGATCACCAAGCTGCGCAAGGGTCTGGACGTGATGGTGGCAACGCCAGGCCGTTTGCTCGACTTGCACGACCAGGGCGTCATCAGTTTCGAACTGCTGCAAACGCTGGTGCTGGACGAGGCGGACCGCATGCTGGACCTGGGCTTTGAGCGCGATCTGGATATCCTGCTGGCGGCGCTGCCCAAGCAGCGCCAGACCTTGCTGTTCTCGGCCACCTTCTCGGATGAGATTCGCAAGCTGGCCAAGGGCCTACTGCGCGATCCGGTGTCGATTCAGGTGGAAGCGGCCAACACGGCCGTCAAATCGGTCAAGCAGTGGCTGGTCACCACCGACAAGCGCCGCAAGCCGGAGCTGTTCCTGCATCTGCTGAACAAGCTGGCTTGGACGCAGGCGCTGGTGTTCGTCAAGACGCGCAAAGGCGCGGAAGCGCTGGTCAAGGAATTACTGGACCACGGCCTGACGGCGGACGCCATTCACGGCGACAAGACGCAGCCGGCCCGCCTGCGCGCGCTGGACCGCTTCAAGCGCAAGGAAGTACAGCTGCTGATCGCCACCGACGTGGCGGCGCGCGGCCTGGATATCGAAGCGCTGCCGCTGGTGGTGAACTTTGACCTGCCGTCCGTGGCAGAAGACTACATTCACCGCATTGGCCGCACCGGCCGCGCGGGCATGGAGGGCGAAGCGGTGTCGCTGGTGTGCGCCGACGAGGTGGATGTGCTGAAAGCGATCGAAACGCTGACGCGCCAGGCCGTGCCGCGTTTCGAAGAACAGGGTTTTGAAGCCGACCACCGTGTGCCGGAGACGTCGGCGAAAGGTGCTGCCGCGCCAGCACGCAAAGGGCCGCCGCCAAACGCCGCCAAACGCCCTGTCGGCGCGCCGCCACTGGCAAAAAAGCCGGCGCCTCCGAAAAGTGAGGCACGGCCTGCCGGCGGCAGCGAATCGCTGGGCTTCTGGACGCCGCCGGAAAAAATCGGCAAGTTGGCCAGCCGCGATCGCGTGCCCGGTAGCGCGCCAGCAGGACGCAGCGCCCCGCCGCGCAGCAAAGGCGCAGACTTCGGTGCGCCAAAAGGCGCGGTGGTGGTGACCGGCGCGCGCGGCGCCAAATCGCAGGCCCGCTCCGACGGCCGTGCCACCGCCAAGCCGGGCGGCCGCAAAGGCAAGCCAGGCCCGCGTTGA